Proteins found in one Anoplolepis gracilipes chromosome 7, ASM4749672v1, whole genome shotgun sequence genomic segment:
- the LOC140667552 gene encoding transcription elongation factor SPT6-like isoform X1 has protein sequence MAQYLDSEADVSEGEEELDQNEKKKLKKLKAMEESDDEEEDDEDQLREELKDLIDDNPIEESEGEDSDGSDHHKKRKRSDDEDFDDRLEDEDYDLIEENLGVRLERKRFKRLRRIQDEESEEEQEKEVDDERDAIANELFEGSGDERDIITEDERRSERSHRPEAETFEEGSDEGEYTDADDFIVDDDGRPIAEKRKKKKPIFSDAALQEAQDIFGVDFDYDEFGKYGEEDYEEEEEEEEEDEYLDEDIDAERPRRPKKQLKKKTTRKSIFEIYEPSELKRGHFTDMDNEIRNTDIPERMQLRSVPVTSVSEGSDELDLEAEWNYKQAFCKPTISIQDAHLNAEAKERARKGPQTTGKIKKALDFMRNQHFEVPFISFYRKEYVLPELNINDLWKVYKFDAKWCQLSQRKENLLKLFEKMRNYQLDEIMKNPDAPLPDNVRLIKDDDIERLKNAQTSEELNDVYQHFMLYYSHEIPAMQEAVRQKEKEARREERIQRRKQQIAEAEENGEDPPEEDETLEEEEVDDTLKQAVRSGPYSICRKAGLDGLAKKFGLTPEHYAENLRDNYQRHEVDQEPTEPITIANEYCSSRFKTPEEILKAAQLMVAIQLAREPLVRKCVREMYMERAKISIKPTKKGIKEIDENHPIYTMKYLKDKPVRDLVGDQFLHLAIAEEDKLITITLSDTIEGNTSSNYVDEMKQLYCRDEFSKLVQDWNALRVGSVELALNRMVIPHLKKELRANLIAEAKECVMRACCRKMYNWLKVAPYSCEFPEEEDEEWDTSKGLRVMGLAYVPDYSQAAFTCLVAPDGECTDYLRLAHLMKRKNSYREDEKIMKEADLLALRNFIATKKPHVVVVAGESREATMIADDIRDCINTLTVEEQFPSIQVEICDNELAKIYSNSNKGISEFRDYPDLLRQAISLARRMQDPLVEFSQLCTADEEILCLRYHSLQDQLPKEELLENLYLEFVNRVNEVGVDVNKAVQQAYCGNLVQFVCGLGPRKGQALIKMLKQTNQRLENRTQLVTACHMGPKVFINCAGFIKIDTNSLGDSTEAYVEVLDGSRVHPETYEWARKMAVDALEYDDEDANPAGALEEILESPERLKDLDLDAFAEELERQGFGNKCVTLYDIRAELNSRYKDLRVPYQSSNAEKLFDMLTKETPETFYVGKLVLATVVGISHRKPQGDQLDQANPVRNEETCLWQCPFCLKNDFPELSEVWNHFDAGACPGKAVGVRLRLDNGISGYIHIKNLSDRHVANPCERVGMGQIIHCRIIKIEVDRFSVECTSKSSDLADKNHEWRPQRDPFYDTETEQKDMKVEEDAKKAKQRQIYVKRVIVHPSFHNISFAETVKLMQTMKQGEAIVRPSSKGADHLTVTWKVTDDILQHIDVREEGKENAFSLGQSLWIGNEEFEDLDEIIARHVNPMAAYASELLDFKYYKPAVEGIKDKAEEVLKEQKKENPGGIPYIVSAARTYPGKFLLSYLPRTRCRHEYVTVTSEGFKFRGQMFGRVSDLLRWFKEHFRDPVPGQSTPSTPRGAMTSRTPYTTTPGAVSGMNQEAIQRVAQNLPHHMLHSLSQVANQTPHHYPPHTPGTAGAAGYGGVHTYPNTPYTPSGQTPFMTPYQTPHHTPHHGQPTPRYGQQTPSHHQGPFAHPPPPSMTPSHHRSAQSHRPTPPLSTPSGDPTDWKKAAEAWARLKSNPRVSGSTPRYEESRKTPRSYEESVGRTTPSGRSRPSSTRTPSYKSPRGTPHTNSSPRSMSLSGDGTPLYDES, from the exons ATGGCACAGTATCTGGACTCCGAAGCGGACGTCAGCGAG GGAGAGGAAGAACTGGACCAAAATGAGAAGAAGAAGCTGAAGAAGCTAAAGGCGATGGAGGAAAGTGATGACGAAGAGGAAG ATGATGAGGATCAATTGCGTGAAGAATTGAAAGATTTGATAGATGACAATCCCATTGAGGAAAGTGAAGGCGAAGACAGTGATGGTTCGGATCATCATAAGAAACGTAAACGAAGTGACGATGAGGATTTTGATGATCGTCTGGAAGATGAAGATTATGATTTGATTGAAGAGAACTTAGGTGTTAGACTTGAGAGG AAACGTTTTAAACGTCTTCGAAGGATTCAGGATGAAGAATCAGAGGAAGAGCAAGAAAAGGAAGTAGATGACGAAAGGGATGCCATTGCCAATGAATTATTTGAAGGTTCCGGAGat GAAAGGGACATTATTACG GAGGACGAAAGACGAAGCGAACGTAGTCACAGACCAGAGGCAGAAACCTTTGAGGAGGGCAGTGACGAAGGGGAATACACTGATGCAGATGACTTTATCGTTGACGACGATGGTAGACCTATCgcggagaaaagaaaaaagaagaagccAATATTTTCCGACGC tgCGTTGCAAGAAGCGCAAGATATTTTTGGGGTTGATTTCGATTACGACGAATTCGGCAAGTATGGCGAAGAGGATtacgaggaggaggaagaggaggaggaagaagatgAATATTTGGATGAAGATATCGACGCCGAACGGCCGCGACGTCCTAAGAAACAGCTGAAGAAAAAGACAACAAGGAAGAGTATCTTTGAGATTTACGAGCCCAGCGAATTGAAACGCGGTCACTTTACCGATATGGATAACGAG ATCCGTAACACGGATATACCAGAAAGAATGCAACTGCGATCTGTACCAGTTACATCGGTCTCAGAGGGCTCCGACGAACTCGACCTCGAGGCAGAGTGGAATTACAAGCAAGCATTTTGCAAGCCCACAATTTCGATTCAAGATGCTCATTTGAACGCCGAAGCTAAAGAACGAGCGCGAAAGGGGCCGCAAACTACCGGCAAGATCAAGAAGGCCTTAGACTTCATGCGCAATCAACATTTCGAGGTCCCTTTTATATCCTTTTATAGGAAGGAATACGTACTGCCCGAATTAAACATCAATGACTTGTGGAAGGTGTACAAGTTCGATGCGAAATGGTGTCAACTGAGTCAGCGGAAGGAGAATCTGCTTAAGCTGTTTGAAAAGATGCGCAACTATCAACTAGACGAAATTATGAAGAATCCGGATGCACCGCTGCCAGACAACGTGCGATTGATCAAGGATGACGACATCGAACGGTTGAAAAATGCGCAGACAAGTGAGGAGCTCAATGATGTCTATCAGCATTTCATGTTGTACTATTCTCATGAGATTCCAGCGATGCAGGAAGCCGTGCGGCAGAAGGAAAAGGAGGCGCGGCGCGAGGAAAGAATCCAGCGACGCAAACAACAGATTGCCGAGGCGGAGGAGAACGGGGAGGATCCACCGGAGGAAGATGAGACGCTGGAGGAAGAGGAGGTCGATGATACGCTGAAGCAAGCGGTGAGAAGTGGTCCGTATTCCATTTGTCGAAAGGCCGGCTTGGATGGTCTGGCGAAGAAATTTGGTCTAACACCAGAACACTACGCCGAGAACTTACGCGACAATTATCAGCGTCACGAGGTGGATCAAGAGCCAACCGAACCGATAACGATTGCAAACGAATACTGTAGTTCGCGATTCAAGACTCCGGAGGAAATATTGAAGGCCGCTCAGCTGATGGTGGCGATTCAGCTCGCACGTGAGCCACTCGTGCGCAAATGCGTGCGCGAGATGTACATGGAACGTGCCAAAATCTCCATCAAACCGACGAAAAAGGGCATCAAAGAGATCGACGAAAACCATCCCATTTACACTATGAAGTACTTGAAGGACAAACCGGTGCGTGATCTTGTAGGTGATCAGTTTTTGCATTTAGCGATTGCCGAGGAGGACAAACTCATCACGATCACCCTCAGCGATACGATCGAAGGCAACACCAGCAGCAATTACGTAGACGAGATGAAACAACTTTACTGCCGGGATGAATTCAGCAAACTCGTACAGGACTGGAACGCGCTTCGCGTCGGTAGCGTCGAGCTCGCGCTTAACCGCATGGTGATACCGCATTTGAAGAAAGAGCTACGCGCAAACTTGATCGCAGAGGCGAAGGAATGCGTAATGCGCGCGTGTTGCCGTAAGATGTACAACTGGCTCAAAGTCGCACCATATAGCTGTGAGTTTCCCGAGGAAGAAGACGAAGAGTGGGACACCAGTAAAGGTCTTCGTGTCATGGGCTTAGCTTATGTGCCCGACTATTCTCAGGCAGCCTTTACATGTTTGGTCGCGCCTGACGGTGAGTGCACGGATTACTTGCGGCTGGCACATCTGATGAAACGGAAGAACAGTTATCGcgaagatgaaaaaataatgaaggAGGCCGACTTGCTGGCGTTGAGGAACTTCATAGCCACGAAGAAGCCGCACGTTGTAGTGGTAGCCGGCGAGTCCCGGGAGGCGACCATGATCGCTGATGACATCAGAGATTGCATCAACACTCTGACAGTAGAGGAACAATTTCCCAGTATCCAGGTAGAAATCTGTGACAATGAGCTTGCGAAGATCTATTCCAATAGTAACAAGGGTATCTCGGAATTCCGAGATTATCCAGATCTGTTGCGCCAGGCCATCTCGCTAGCAAGAAGAATGCAGGATCCGCTAGTGGAATTTTCGCAATTGTGCACTGCAGACGAAGAAATTCTCTGCCTCAGGTATCATAGTCTGCAGGATCAACTACCCAAGGAAGAGCTACTGGAAAATTTGTATCTGGAGTTCGTCAACCGCGTGAACGAGGTCGGCGTAGACGTGAATAAAGCGGTTCAACAAGCGTACTGCGGCAATCTTGTTCAATTCGTTTGTGGTCTTGGCCCGCGAAAAGGTCAAGCGTTAATCAAAATGTTAAAGCAGACGAATCAGCGGCTGGAGAATAGGACCCAGTTGGTTACTGCGTGTCACATGGGACCAAAAGTATTTATCAATTGCGCCGGCTTCATCAAGATCGACACTAACAGCCTGGGCGACAGTACCGAGGCGTACGTGGAAGTGCTCGATGGCTCGCGCGTGCATCCCGAGACTTATGAGTGGGCTAGAAAGATGGCAGTTGACGCGCTGGAATATGACGATGAAGACGCTAATCCCGCCGGCGCTCTTGAGGAGATACTCGAATCGCCGGAGCGTTTGAAGGACCTGGATCTCGACGCTTTCGCGGAAGAGCTTGAACGCCAGGGTTTCGGCAACAAGTGCGTCACCCTGTACGATATCAGGGCCGAGTTGAATAGCCGCTACAAGGATCTCCGTGTGCCATATCAATCGTCAAACGCGGAGAAGCTGTTCGACATGTTGACGAAGGAGACACCCGAGACCTTCTACGTCGGTAAGCTAGTACTGGCCACGGTGGTCGGCATTAGTCATCGGAAACCGCAGGGCGATCAACTTGATCAAGCAAACCCAGTGCGAAACGAAGAGACCTGCCTTTGGCAATGTCCGTTTTGTCTGAAAAATGATTTTCCCGAATTGTCGGAAGTGTGGAATCACTTTGACGCCGGCGCCTGTCCAGGCAAGGCTGTTGGCGTGAGACTACGACTGGACAATGGAATTTCTGGCTATATCCATATCAAAAACTTATCCGATCGACACGTCGCAAATCCTTGCGAAAGAGTCGGTATGGGACAGATTATCCATTGccgtattattaaaatcgaagTGGATCGATTCAGCGTTGAGTGTACTAGCAAGAGTAGCGACCTGGCTGATAAAAATCATGAGTGGAG aCCACAACGGGATCCATTTTACGATACTGAGACTGAGCAGAAGGATATGAAGGTGGAGGAAGACGCGAAGAAGGCAAAACAGCGACAAATCTACGTGAAACGCGTGATTGTCCATCCGTCTTTTCATAACATTAGTTTTGCCGAGACAGTGAAATTGATGCAGACGATGAAACAAGGCGAAGCGATAGTGAGACCGAGCAGTAAAGGTGCCGATCACTTGACAGTCACATGGAAAGTCACCGACGACATCCTCCAACATATTGACGTTCGCGAGGAGGGCAAAGAGAATGCCTTCTCGTTGGGGCAGAGTCTTTGGATCGGCAATGAGGAGTTTGAGGATCTGGACGAAATCATTGCTCGACACGTCAATCCCATGGCTGCTTATGCCTCTGAATTGCTAGATTTTAAGTACTATAAGCCAGCCGTGGAAGGAATCAAGGACAAAGCGGAGGAGGTATTGAAGGAACAGAAGAAAGAGAACCCTGGTGGGATTCCTTACATTGTATCGGCAGCTAGG ACCTATCCTGGAAAGTTTCTACTCTCGTATTTGCCACGCACTCGTTGTCGCCACGAATACGTCACAGTGACATCCGAGGGCTTCAAATTCCGAGGACAGATGTTTGGTAGGGTGAGCGACTTGTTGCGCTGGTTCAAGGAACATTTCAGAGATCCAGTTCCCGGACAGTCCACTCCCAGTACACCACGTGGCGCGATGACTTCTAGAACACCTTACACTACTACGCCGGGAGCAGTCAGTG GAATGAATCAAGAAGCAATCCAGCGAGTCGCACAAAATCTTCCACATCATATGCTGCATTCGTTATCGCAAGTGGCGAATCAGACACCGCATCATTATCCGCCACACACTCCCGGGACGGCTGGTGCTGCCGGTTACGGAGGCGTGCACACGTATCCGAACACACCGTACACACCCTCTGGCCAGACTCCGTTCATGACCCCATATCAAACACCACATCACACACCGCATCATGGCCAGCCTACTCCCAGATACGGCCAACAAACCCCAAGTCATCATCAGGGACCGTTCGCACATCCGCCGCCACCTTCGATGACACCCAGTCATCACAGATCAGCTCAATCGCACAGACCTACGCCACCCTTGTCTACTCCTTCCGGCGATCCAACAGACTGGAAGAAGGCGGCCGAAGCATGGGCACGTCTAAAAAGCAATCCCCGAGTGTC TGGATCAACGCCCAGGTACGAGGAATCTAGAAAAACCCCGCGTAGTTATGAGGAGTCGGTCGGTAGAACAACACCCTCCGGAAGGAGCAGACCTTCGTCTACGCGGACTCCCTCGTACAAGTCTCCGCGAGGTACTCCACACACAAATTCTAGTCCACGAAGTATGTCTCTTAGCGGGGATGGTACTCCTTTGTACGACGAAAGCTAA
- the LOC140667552 gene encoding transcription elongation factor SPT6-like isoform X2, protein MAQYLDSEADVSEGEEELDQNEKKKLKKLKAMEESDDEEEDDEDQLREELKDLIDDNPIEESEGEDSDGSDHHKKRKRSDDEDFDDRLEDEDYDLIEENLGVRLERKRFKRLRRIQDEESEEEQEKEVDDERDAIANELFEGSGDEDERRSERSHRPEAETFEEGSDEGEYTDADDFIVDDDGRPIAEKRKKKKPIFSDAALQEAQDIFGVDFDYDEFGKYGEEDYEEEEEEEEEDEYLDEDIDAERPRRPKKQLKKKTTRKSIFEIYEPSELKRGHFTDMDNEIRNTDIPERMQLRSVPVTSVSEGSDELDLEAEWNYKQAFCKPTISIQDAHLNAEAKERARKGPQTTGKIKKALDFMRNQHFEVPFISFYRKEYVLPELNINDLWKVYKFDAKWCQLSQRKENLLKLFEKMRNYQLDEIMKNPDAPLPDNVRLIKDDDIERLKNAQTSEELNDVYQHFMLYYSHEIPAMQEAVRQKEKEARREERIQRRKQQIAEAEENGEDPPEEDETLEEEEVDDTLKQAVRSGPYSICRKAGLDGLAKKFGLTPEHYAENLRDNYQRHEVDQEPTEPITIANEYCSSRFKTPEEILKAAQLMVAIQLAREPLVRKCVREMYMERAKISIKPTKKGIKEIDENHPIYTMKYLKDKPVRDLVGDQFLHLAIAEEDKLITITLSDTIEGNTSSNYVDEMKQLYCRDEFSKLVQDWNALRVGSVELALNRMVIPHLKKELRANLIAEAKECVMRACCRKMYNWLKVAPYSCEFPEEEDEEWDTSKGLRVMGLAYVPDYSQAAFTCLVAPDGECTDYLRLAHLMKRKNSYREDEKIMKEADLLALRNFIATKKPHVVVVAGESREATMIADDIRDCINTLTVEEQFPSIQVEICDNELAKIYSNSNKGISEFRDYPDLLRQAISLARRMQDPLVEFSQLCTADEEILCLRYHSLQDQLPKEELLENLYLEFVNRVNEVGVDVNKAVQQAYCGNLVQFVCGLGPRKGQALIKMLKQTNQRLENRTQLVTACHMGPKVFINCAGFIKIDTNSLGDSTEAYVEVLDGSRVHPETYEWARKMAVDALEYDDEDANPAGALEEILESPERLKDLDLDAFAEELERQGFGNKCVTLYDIRAELNSRYKDLRVPYQSSNAEKLFDMLTKETPETFYVGKLVLATVVGISHRKPQGDQLDQANPVRNEETCLWQCPFCLKNDFPELSEVWNHFDAGACPGKAVGVRLRLDNGISGYIHIKNLSDRHVANPCERVGMGQIIHCRIIKIEVDRFSVECTSKSSDLADKNHEWRPQRDPFYDTETEQKDMKVEEDAKKAKQRQIYVKRVIVHPSFHNISFAETVKLMQTMKQGEAIVRPSSKGADHLTVTWKVTDDILQHIDVREEGKENAFSLGQSLWIGNEEFEDLDEIIARHVNPMAAYASELLDFKYYKPAVEGIKDKAEEVLKEQKKENPGGIPYIVSAARTYPGKFLLSYLPRTRCRHEYVTVTSEGFKFRGQMFGRVSDLLRWFKEHFRDPVPGQSTPSTPRGAMTSRTPYTTTPGAVSGMNQEAIQRVAQNLPHHMLHSLSQVANQTPHHYPPHTPGTAGAAGYGGVHTYPNTPYTPSGQTPFMTPYQTPHHTPHHGQPTPRYGQQTPSHHQGPFAHPPPPSMTPSHHRSAQSHRPTPPLSTPSGDPTDWKKAAEAWARLKSNPRVSGSTPRYEESRKTPRSYEESVGRTTPSGRSRPSSTRTPSYKSPRGTPHTNSSPRSMSLSGDGTPLYDES, encoded by the exons ATGGCACAGTATCTGGACTCCGAAGCGGACGTCAGCGAG GGAGAGGAAGAACTGGACCAAAATGAGAAGAAGAAGCTGAAGAAGCTAAAGGCGATGGAGGAAAGTGATGACGAAGAGGAAG ATGATGAGGATCAATTGCGTGAAGAATTGAAAGATTTGATAGATGACAATCCCATTGAGGAAAGTGAAGGCGAAGACAGTGATGGTTCGGATCATCATAAGAAACGTAAACGAAGTGACGATGAGGATTTTGATGATCGTCTGGAAGATGAAGATTATGATTTGATTGAAGAGAACTTAGGTGTTAGACTTGAGAGG AAACGTTTTAAACGTCTTCGAAGGATTCAGGATGAAGAATCAGAGGAAGAGCAAGAAAAGGAAGTAGATGACGAAAGGGATGCCATTGCCAATGAATTATTTGAAGGTTCCGGAGat GAGGACGAAAGACGAAGCGAACGTAGTCACAGACCAGAGGCAGAAACCTTTGAGGAGGGCAGTGACGAAGGGGAATACACTGATGCAGATGACTTTATCGTTGACGACGATGGTAGACCTATCgcggagaaaagaaaaaagaagaagccAATATTTTCCGACGC tgCGTTGCAAGAAGCGCAAGATATTTTTGGGGTTGATTTCGATTACGACGAATTCGGCAAGTATGGCGAAGAGGATtacgaggaggaggaagaggaggaggaagaagatgAATATTTGGATGAAGATATCGACGCCGAACGGCCGCGACGTCCTAAGAAACAGCTGAAGAAAAAGACAACAAGGAAGAGTATCTTTGAGATTTACGAGCCCAGCGAATTGAAACGCGGTCACTTTACCGATATGGATAACGAG ATCCGTAACACGGATATACCAGAAAGAATGCAACTGCGATCTGTACCAGTTACATCGGTCTCAGAGGGCTCCGACGAACTCGACCTCGAGGCAGAGTGGAATTACAAGCAAGCATTTTGCAAGCCCACAATTTCGATTCAAGATGCTCATTTGAACGCCGAAGCTAAAGAACGAGCGCGAAAGGGGCCGCAAACTACCGGCAAGATCAAGAAGGCCTTAGACTTCATGCGCAATCAACATTTCGAGGTCCCTTTTATATCCTTTTATAGGAAGGAATACGTACTGCCCGAATTAAACATCAATGACTTGTGGAAGGTGTACAAGTTCGATGCGAAATGGTGTCAACTGAGTCAGCGGAAGGAGAATCTGCTTAAGCTGTTTGAAAAGATGCGCAACTATCAACTAGACGAAATTATGAAGAATCCGGATGCACCGCTGCCAGACAACGTGCGATTGATCAAGGATGACGACATCGAACGGTTGAAAAATGCGCAGACAAGTGAGGAGCTCAATGATGTCTATCAGCATTTCATGTTGTACTATTCTCATGAGATTCCAGCGATGCAGGAAGCCGTGCGGCAGAAGGAAAAGGAGGCGCGGCGCGAGGAAAGAATCCAGCGACGCAAACAACAGATTGCCGAGGCGGAGGAGAACGGGGAGGATCCACCGGAGGAAGATGAGACGCTGGAGGAAGAGGAGGTCGATGATACGCTGAAGCAAGCGGTGAGAAGTGGTCCGTATTCCATTTGTCGAAAGGCCGGCTTGGATGGTCTGGCGAAGAAATTTGGTCTAACACCAGAACACTACGCCGAGAACTTACGCGACAATTATCAGCGTCACGAGGTGGATCAAGAGCCAACCGAACCGATAACGATTGCAAACGAATACTGTAGTTCGCGATTCAAGACTCCGGAGGAAATATTGAAGGCCGCTCAGCTGATGGTGGCGATTCAGCTCGCACGTGAGCCACTCGTGCGCAAATGCGTGCGCGAGATGTACATGGAACGTGCCAAAATCTCCATCAAACCGACGAAAAAGGGCATCAAAGAGATCGACGAAAACCATCCCATTTACACTATGAAGTACTTGAAGGACAAACCGGTGCGTGATCTTGTAGGTGATCAGTTTTTGCATTTAGCGATTGCCGAGGAGGACAAACTCATCACGATCACCCTCAGCGATACGATCGAAGGCAACACCAGCAGCAATTACGTAGACGAGATGAAACAACTTTACTGCCGGGATGAATTCAGCAAACTCGTACAGGACTGGAACGCGCTTCGCGTCGGTAGCGTCGAGCTCGCGCTTAACCGCATGGTGATACCGCATTTGAAGAAAGAGCTACGCGCAAACTTGATCGCAGAGGCGAAGGAATGCGTAATGCGCGCGTGTTGCCGTAAGATGTACAACTGGCTCAAAGTCGCACCATATAGCTGTGAGTTTCCCGAGGAAGAAGACGAAGAGTGGGACACCAGTAAAGGTCTTCGTGTCATGGGCTTAGCTTATGTGCCCGACTATTCTCAGGCAGCCTTTACATGTTTGGTCGCGCCTGACGGTGAGTGCACGGATTACTTGCGGCTGGCACATCTGATGAAACGGAAGAACAGTTATCGcgaagatgaaaaaataatgaaggAGGCCGACTTGCTGGCGTTGAGGAACTTCATAGCCACGAAGAAGCCGCACGTTGTAGTGGTAGCCGGCGAGTCCCGGGAGGCGACCATGATCGCTGATGACATCAGAGATTGCATCAACACTCTGACAGTAGAGGAACAATTTCCCAGTATCCAGGTAGAAATCTGTGACAATGAGCTTGCGAAGATCTATTCCAATAGTAACAAGGGTATCTCGGAATTCCGAGATTATCCAGATCTGTTGCGCCAGGCCATCTCGCTAGCAAGAAGAATGCAGGATCCGCTAGTGGAATTTTCGCAATTGTGCACTGCAGACGAAGAAATTCTCTGCCTCAGGTATCATAGTCTGCAGGATCAACTACCCAAGGAAGAGCTACTGGAAAATTTGTATCTGGAGTTCGTCAACCGCGTGAACGAGGTCGGCGTAGACGTGAATAAAGCGGTTCAACAAGCGTACTGCGGCAATCTTGTTCAATTCGTTTGTGGTCTTGGCCCGCGAAAAGGTCAAGCGTTAATCAAAATGTTAAAGCAGACGAATCAGCGGCTGGAGAATAGGACCCAGTTGGTTACTGCGTGTCACATGGGACCAAAAGTATTTATCAATTGCGCCGGCTTCATCAAGATCGACACTAACAGCCTGGGCGACAGTACCGAGGCGTACGTGGAAGTGCTCGATGGCTCGCGCGTGCATCCCGAGACTTATGAGTGGGCTAGAAAGATGGCAGTTGACGCGCTGGAATATGACGATGAAGACGCTAATCCCGCCGGCGCTCTTGAGGAGATACTCGAATCGCCGGAGCGTTTGAAGGACCTGGATCTCGACGCTTTCGCGGAAGAGCTTGAACGCCAGGGTTTCGGCAACAAGTGCGTCACCCTGTACGATATCAGGGCCGAGTTGAATAGCCGCTACAAGGATCTCCGTGTGCCATATCAATCGTCAAACGCGGAGAAGCTGTTCGACATGTTGACGAAGGAGACACCCGAGACCTTCTACGTCGGTAAGCTAGTACTGGCCACGGTGGTCGGCATTAGTCATCGGAAACCGCAGGGCGATCAACTTGATCAAGCAAACCCAGTGCGAAACGAAGAGACCTGCCTTTGGCAATGTCCGTTTTGTCTGAAAAATGATTTTCCCGAATTGTCGGAAGTGTGGAATCACTTTGACGCCGGCGCCTGTCCAGGCAAGGCTGTTGGCGTGAGACTACGACTGGACAATGGAATTTCTGGCTATATCCATATCAAAAACTTATCCGATCGACACGTCGCAAATCCTTGCGAAAGAGTCGGTATGGGACAGATTATCCATTGccgtattattaaaatcgaagTGGATCGATTCAGCGTTGAGTGTACTAGCAAGAGTAGCGACCTGGCTGATAAAAATCATGAGTGGAG aCCACAACGGGATCCATTTTACGATACTGAGACTGAGCAGAAGGATATGAAGGTGGAGGAAGACGCGAAGAAGGCAAAACAGCGACAAATCTACGTGAAACGCGTGATTGTCCATCCGTCTTTTCATAACATTAGTTTTGCCGAGACAGTGAAATTGATGCAGACGATGAAACAAGGCGAAGCGATAGTGAGACCGAGCAGTAAAGGTGCCGATCACTTGACAGTCACATGGAAAGTCACCGACGACATCCTCCAACATATTGACGTTCGCGAGGAGGGCAAAGAGAATGCCTTCTCGTTGGGGCAGAGTCTTTGGATCGGCAATGAGGAGTTTGAGGATCTGGACGAAATCATTGCTCGACACGTCAATCCCATGGCTGCTTATGCCTCTGAATTGCTAGATTTTAAGTACTATAAGCCAGCCGTGGAAGGAATCAAGGACAAAGCGGAGGAGGTATTGAAGGAACAGAAGAAAGAGAACCCTGGTGGGATTCCTTACATTGTATCGGCAGCTAGG ACCTATCCTGGAAAGTTTCTACTCTCGTATTTGCCACGCACTCGTTGTCGCCACGAATACGTCACAGTGACATCCGAGGGCTTCAAATTCCGAGGACAGATGTTTGGTAGGGTGAGCGACTTGTTGCGCTGGTTCAAGGAACATTTCAGAGATCCAGTTCCCGGACAGTCCACTCCCAGTACACCACGTGGCGCGATGACTTCTAGAACACCTTACACTACTACGCCGGGAGCAGTCAGTG GAATGAATCAAGAAGCAATCCAGCGAGTCGCACAAAATCTTCCACATCATATGCTGCATTCGTTATCGCAAGTGGCGAATCAGACACCGCATCATTATCCGCCACACACTCCCGGGACGGCTGGTGCTGCCGGTTACGGAGGCGTGCACACGTATCCGAACACACCGTACACACCCTCTGGCCAGACTCCGTTCATGACCCCATATCAAACACCACATCACACACCGCATCATGGCCAGCCTACTCCCAGATACGGCCAACAAACCCCAAGTCATCATCAGGGACCGTTCGCACATCCGCCGCCACCTTCGATGACACCCAGTCATCACAGATCAGCTCAATCGCACAGACCTACGCCACCCTTGTCTACTCCTTCCGGCGATCCAACAGACTGGAAGAAGGCGGCCGAAGCATGGGCACGTCTAAAAAGCAATCCCCGAGTGTC TGGATCAACGCCCAGGTACGAGGAATCTAGAAAAACCCCGCGTAGTTATGAGGAGTCGGTCGGTAGAACAACACCCTCCGGAAGGAGCAGACCTTCGTCTACGCGGACTCCCTCGTACAAGTCTCCGCGAGGTACTCCACACACAAATTCTAGTCCACGAAGTATGTCTCTTAGCGGGGATGGTACTCCTTTGTACGACGAAAGCTAA